A single Cryomorphaceae bacterium DNA region contains:
- a CDS encoding arylsulfatase, translating to MKRIEMILNKGLYACCNWVKGNLFRACFYMLSALIISIGFSACQSNNEEPNELRPNILLIVVDDAGFSDFSSYGGEISTPNIDQLASNGVQFTRFYTQPMCAPTRASILSGVDNHQNGLGAMPPMHTQNQYMQPGYEGYLNEKVVTLPEVLRDNGYQTYMSGKWHLGCLDSTQYPNGRGFERSFAQMAGSAGHFQDGFATGPIDVPVTFYVEDNRRIEELSENFYTTKDYTDYMIQYIKESDEEKPIFGYLAYTAPHDPLHVTDEYIDKYKGAYDEGFDAIRRARLERMKNMGLVDESVPYNPGTGNFTQWDSLTADEKVIQARRMEVYAAMIACVDDQIGRLVETLEAEKRLENTVFIVMSDNGPNPYDPEFYYLGSVDEFNKQGFDNSLENMGRDNSFISLGGAWAEVTATPFSYYKTTTGEGGIRTPLIISGVGIEANGVKDITVHAADIYPTVLELADAKRPETYRGNPMNPLFGRSAKPLLEGEEDHVRDTEIEPLCFEISGYKTVIQGDWKLMQGKAFKNGGKWVLINLEEDPTEKTDLSEEYPDKVKEMAEHWEEYSVKHGYIPPEGNMYVIEIGAETFYNYGRDYRVK from the coding sequence TTGAAAAGGATTGAAATGATTTTGAACAAAGGTCTTTACGCCTGCTGTAATTGGGTAAAAGGGAATCTGTTTAGGGCTTGTTTTTATATGCTTTCAGCTCTAATCATCTCGATTGGTTTCTCGGCATGCCAATCGAACAACGAAGAACCCAATGAGTTGAGGCCGAACATTCTTTTGATTGTTGTGGACGACGCCGGATTTTCTGATTTCAGTAGCTATGGTGGAGAGATCAGTACTCCAAATATAGATCAGCTGGCAAGTAACGGGGTTCAATTCACTCGCTTCTACACGCAGCCCATGTGTGCGCCCACGCGTGCTTCAATTTTGTCTGGCGTTGATAACCATCAGAATGGCTTAGGAGCTATGCCACCTATGCATACTCAGAATCAATACATGCAACCCGGATATGAAGGATACTTAAATGAAAAAGTGGTCACCCTTCCCGAAGTGCTGCGTGATAATGGCTATCAAACGTACATGAGTGGTAAGTGGCATTTGGGTTGTTTGGATTCGACTCAATATCCAAATGGAAGAGGATTTGAAAGAAGCTTTGCGCAAATGGCCGGAAGTGCGGGTCATTTTCAAGACGGTTTCGCTACAGGGCCGATTGACGTTCCAGTCACTTTTTATGTGGAAGACAACCGGCGAATTGAGGAGTTGTCGGAGAATTTCTACACGACTAAAGACTACACGGACTACATGATTCAATACATCAAAGAATCAGATGAGGAAAAACCAATCTTCGGGTACTTAGCTTATACGGCTCCTCATGACCCGCTACATGTCACCGATGAATATATTGACAAATACAAAGGCGCCTACGACGAAGGTTTTGATGCCATACGTAGAGCGCGACTTGAGCGGATGAAAAATATGGGTTTAGTTGATGAATCCGTTCCGTACAATCCGGGTACGGGTAATTTCACTCAATGGGACTCTTTAACGGCAGATGAAAAAGTTATTCAGGCAAGAAGAATGGAAGTTTACGCGGCAATGATCGCTTGTGTAGATGACCAGATTGGCCGGTTGGTTGAAACTTTAGAAGCAGAGAAAAGGCTTGAAAACACGGTGTTTATTGTTATGTCGGACAACGGCCCAAATCCATATGATCCAGAGTTTTATTACTTGGGCAGTGTTGACGAGTTCAATAAACAAGGGTTTGATAATAGTTTAGAAAACATGGGAAGAGATAACTCTTTTATATCGCTTGGCGGCGCTTGGGCTGAGGTAACCGCTACTCCATTTAGCTACTACAAAACCACTACCGGGGAAGGCGGCATTCGGACACCTTTGATCATTTCAGGCGTTGGAATTGAGGCGAATGGTGTAAAAGATATAACGGTTCATGCTGCTGACATTTATCCGACAGTTCTAGAGCTTGCCGATGCCAAACGTCCTGAAACTTATCGAGGAAATCCAATGAATCCATTATTTGGTCGTTCAGCCAAGCCCCTTCTTGAAGGTGAAGAGGATCACGTTAGGGATACAGAGATTGAGCCATTGTGTTTTGAGATTAGCGGGTACAAGACAGTTATTCAGGGAGATTGGAAATTGATGCAAGGCAAGGCTTTTAAGAATGGAGGTAAATGGGTGCTAATCAACCTCGAGGAAGACCCGACCGAAAAAACGGATCTTTCCGAAGAGTATCCAGATAAGGTTAAAGAGATGGCGGAGCACTGGGAAGAATATAGCGTGAAACACGGGTATATTCCCCCCGAAGGAAACATGTATGTCATTGAAATTGGTGCAGAGACCTTTTACAACTATGGACGGGATTACCGTGTAAAATAA